The DNA region TATGGGATTACTGGCGTAACCGGCCAGGATTAACTATTTTAAAAGACTTTGGTACAGTTCAAACATCAGCTTTGCGGTATATTCTTTACTAAAATTTTGGGCGTTTTGCAGAGCCTTTTGAGAAAAATCCTTTCTTACCTCTTCCTGCTCTAATAAAAAGATAACTTTTTCTGCATATTCCTGAAGATTTAAGGAGGTAAGAAAACCATCAACACCTTCAAACACCATTGATTTAGAGCCAAAAGCTTTTACACCCACTGTCGGAAGGCCAGCGGCTTTGGCCTCGGCAAAAACCAGCCCTTGGGTTTCGGTAACCGAAGGAAAAAGAAAAAGGTCGGCGCCGGCATAAAAAAGGGAGACCTCTTCGGGAGCAACCGGTCCAAAAAATATCACTTTATCTTTAAGGCCAAGTTCTTCGGCCTTTTTTTGGTAATGGGGTAATTCCGGCCCTCCGCCAACTATCACGAGAACTACCTCATTTAACTTTAAAGCCACAATTTTAAAACTTTCCAGGAGAAAATCGACGTTTTTTTCCCGGGCAACTCTACCTACAAACAAACAAACTTTTTTGGATACTAAGCCTAGTTTTTCTTTGAGCCAGCGGCGATCGGCTTTAGCAAAAGGCTCAAGGTCAATGCCGGTCGGGATTACAGCACTTCGCGCCTGTAGCCCCTTTTCTTGAAGATACTCCTTTATCGCTTCGGTAGGACAAATTACAGCACTGCATTTATTGGCAAAATCCAGAGTATACCAGGAAGTAACCCATTTGGCTGCTTTCCTGGCTAGCGGAAAATAGTGCACGTATTCTTCATACAAAGTATGATAGGTAAATACTACAGGAATATTTAATTGTCTTCCCGCCTTTTGTCCCAGTCTTCCTAAAAGAAACGGACTATGGACGTGGATTAAATCAACCTTTTCTTCTCTTAACGTTTTATAAATTTTAGGTGAAAAGGGAAGAGCTAAATGAAACTCTTTATTAGTGGGAGCCGGTATGGAATAAAAACGGTAAACGCCCTTTTCTTTTTGATGATTACCGTAGGCAGGGATGAAAAAAATAAATTCAACTCCGCGCTTAACAAGTTCCTCTTGAAATAAATCAATGGAGCGTACCACCCCGCTGACATAAGGATGGTAACTATCGGAAAAGACGGCTACTTTCAATAACAAGCCTCCCTTCGCTGACTCTCCCTACCGGCACCACATCTAAAAGATTTAGACTGGCACAGTACTCTACATCTTTTTGAAAGCCAAGGTTAATAAGTCTTTGACCGTGAAAGGAACGGGTTAAAACTTCCTCCGGTGAATTATTTTGGGCAAGCTTAAGACTAACAAAAGCCTGATCGGAGAGGTATATCTTTTTTTGCTGGGCTAAAAGTGATATGATATAACCGGCTCCAGCAAAATCTTCCAGAGAAAACTGAAAGTCGGTGCCAGAAGGCAGGAAAATTACATCGAGGTTAAGCCTGCCAAGATAATTGGCGACCGCTTTGGCATTAATAATGCTCCCGGCAATAAGATTTTTGGCTTGAGAGGCTTTAGTTAAAGCCTTGGTACCGTTGGTGGAAGAAAGAATAATTGTTTTCCCGCTTAAGTTTTGATATTCCAGGGGAGAGTTACCGAGATCAAAGCCCGGGACTTTAATTCCGCCCCGCTCTCCTCCTACTAATGCTCCGGGAATTTTCTTTTTCAGAGAGAATGCTTCCCTAATGGAGGAAACAGGATAAACCTCTTTGGCTCCCGCAGCAAGGGCGGTGGCAATAGTAGTGGTAGCCCGGAGAACATCTAAAACCACAACAACTTTATCTTCAACGTTTTTTAACTTTTCGGGATAAAATAAAACATCAATTTTCATTTAAGCCTATGCTCCTTTTCCTTTATTTATTATATTTTTAATCTCTTTAACATCACTTATTATACAACATATTGCGGGAGGTTTTTATGAAAATTTTGCTATTAGCCGAGCGATTTGGCCACGGCCATTTAAAAGCTGCCCAAAATTTGCAAAAAGCTTTCAAAGCAATTGACCCGCCCATAGAAGTAGAAGTCCTGACAGCTTTAAGTTTAATAGGTCCCAAAATTGAAGAGCTGGCTTCAGGAATTTATCTTAAAATCCTGGCCCATATCCCGAAAATTTGGGGCTATATTTATGAAAAAGGGCACGATAAAGAAAAAGACCGGCTGCGCTGGCTGGTAGCTTTATTATATAAAAAGCGGCTTTCGGAAATAATTGAAGAATTTAAACCGGATGGGATAATCAACACTCACGCTTTTCCGGCGATAGCGTTAGATTTTCTTGGCTTAAATAATTATGCCACGGTGATTACAGACTACGACTACCACGCCTTTTGGTTGACGGAAAGAGCCCGGTTTTATTATGTGGCGGCGGAAGAAATTGCAGATAAATTGGTAGCCAGAGGTTATTCCAGGAATAGGGTTTACGCCTTTGGACCACCAATTGATCCGTTGTTTGGCGAGGAGATAAGTAGGCAAGAGGTCAGAAGAAAGCTCCAAATAAACGAAAACAGTAAAGTTATTTTATTGATGGGCGGCGGACTTGGTCTTGGTCCCATGGCGGATGCTGTAAAAATACTGATGGGAACTAAAAAAGAATGGGTAATTATTGTCTTATGCGGACACAATCAAAGACTGTATAAGGAATTACTGGCTTTAAAACACCCAAACTTAGTACCGGTGCCCTTTACCCCAAAGGTACCGGAGTTTTTGGCGGCAGCCGATTTGGTGGTGACCAAGCCTGGAGGGCTTTCTACCGCTGAGGCTTTAGCGTTAGGAAAACCATTAATAATTATAAATCCCTTGCCTGGCCAGGAAAAAAGAAACGCAGAATTTTTACAGAAAAAAGGGGCAGCTATCTTTATTAAAGATTTAGCGGAACTAATTCCGGCAGTAACCTCTTCTTTACTAACGCCTGCCTACCAACGACTAACCCAAAATGCTGCCAAACTTGGGAAAAAAGACGCTTCGCTTAATATCGCCAGGCATTATTTACGAAATATCGGGCAAAATATATCCGGAGGTGATTAAGATGGCACAAATTTCTTGCCGGGTAGAAGAATGCCGTTATTGGGAAAATGATGTTTGTACCGCGAACTCCATTCAGGTTCGTTCTTCCGGAACCCGCAAAGTCAGTACCAGCGATGATACTGCCTGTGAAACCTTCATAAGCAAATAATACCTTTTAAGGACGGTTCTAAGAAAGCTATTAATAGAACCGTCCTTTTTATTAATATATCCCCCCACTATAATTGTTGAAATATTTGCAAAAATGTGAGAGTATAAAAGAAAAAGAGGAAAAATGGGGGGCAAAAATGAGACTTTTAGATGCTTACTTAAAAGTTGCGGAAAATTTAAAGGAGCTATTGGGGGATGAGGTGCTGGTAGTGATTGCCGATTTAGAAAATTATATTTGGTACAGGCCAGCGGTGGATATTGATTTAAACATTTATCCCGGAATGCCGGTGCCATCCACCTCCGTTTCCCGGAGGGTGATGGACACCAGGAAAAGGGTGGAAACGTACGTTCCGCTGGAAAAGAGCGCTTTTGGGAAGCCGTATGTAGCTAAAGCCATGCCCATTATCGAAGATGGGGTGTTACAGGGAGCAATTGCCCTGGTTACCAGCACCGAAAAGCGGGATTTAGTCCAAAGGGCGATTGGGGAATTAGAAAGCAGTATCAAAGAAATTAACAAGGCTGCGGAAGAATTATCCAGCTCCGCCACCAATTTTTCCGGCGAATTTGCAGCCCTTGCCCAAAGGGCTGGGGTGATCAGTAACGATGCTAACGAAATCCGGCAGCTGGTGGATTTAATTAATAGCATTGCCGATAAAACCCATATCCTCGGGTTAAATGCGGCGATTGAAGCAGCCCGGGTGGGTAACCAGGGTAAGGGGTTTGCGGTGGTGGCTGAAGAAATTAGAAAGCTTGCCCAGCAATCCAAGTTTGCGGTCAAAGATATTGCCGGGAAAATTGAGAAAATTTTAGGAGAAATTCTTGCACTGGCTCAATCTATTGAAGAATTTTCCGGATTGAGCGAAGAGCAGACGGCAATTTCGGAAGAACTGCACTCTACTTTAAACAATTTAGAACAAATGGCAAGGGAGCTTTCAAGATTAGCCGAGAAATTTTAACGCTTTCATCAAGGCATAAGCTTTATCCAGGGTTTCCAAATATTCTGCGGTGGGGTCTGAGTCCACCGTTATTCCTCCGCCTACGCCAAAGTAGGCTTTTTTGTTTTTTACCAGAATTGTTCTAATAACGATATTTAAATCCATATCGCCGTTTACGTCAATATAACCGATGCAGCCGGTGTAAATTCCCCGCCGAAGACCTTCCAGCTCCTCGATAATTTCCATGGCCCGGATTTTAGGCGCTCCGGTAATGGAGCCTCCCGGAAAGGTTGCAGCCAAGAGGTCGATAGCGTATTTATCTTCGGCAAGCTCGGCGGTAACGGTGGAAACCAGATGGTAAACGGTAGCGTACTGTTCGAGGACGTACAGTTCCGGTACCTTTACCGTGCCTACTTTGGCTACTTTGCCCAGATCGTTGCGCTCCAGGTCTACAATCATGGTTAACTCCGCCCGGTCTTTTTGGCTATTGTACAGTTCATCTCGAAAAGCTAAGTCTTCAGCAATGGTCTTCCCACGCGGGCGGGTACCTTTAATCGGTCTGGTCTGCACTTTACCGTTTCTAAGTTCTAAAAACCGCTCCGGCGAAGAACTGAGGACGGAGAACTCCGGGTAATGGAGATAGGCTGCAAAAGGAGCGGGATTAATCTTTCTTAAATACTTATAAAGCTCCCAGGGGTCTCCTGTAAAGTCAGCGGTAAAGCGCTGGGAGAGGTTTACCACAAAAATATCACCGGCTTTAATGTATTCAATTGCTTGCCGGACAATTTCTTCGTAACTTTCCCGGGTGAAATTAGAATAAAATTCTCCCGCCGGAGGATAAAACGGAAGTTTAACTTCGAAATCCCGGGATTTTTCGATGTATTCTACGAGCTCTTTTAATTTATCTTCCCGGTAGCTTACGGCGTAGTACCGGCCGTTTATGTGGTCGACTGCTACGAAGGTATCGTAGTAACCGAGGTAAAAGTCATAAAGATTTAAATCATCGATGGCGGTGCTGGGTAAAACTTCGAGCATCCGACCCAGGTCATAGGCAAAATACCCCACAAGCCCGCCTTTAAAGGGAAGCGGCAGGCTTAAAGCGGGTTTTTTTATTTCGGCTAATAAGGACTTTAGAAAAGAAAAGGGATGGGTATGTAACTTTTCTTCCCGGTTGTCATAGGACTTAATTATAAGATTTCCCAGACTTTTAACGGTAAACTCCGGATTAAAGCCCAGGAACGAGTAACGACCATAGGTACTGGGGGAAAGGGCTGAATCGAGAAAAAACCACTCTTTTTTGGGAAAAACCTCAGCTAATGCTATAAGATCAAATTTTGGAACTTCAATTATCTGAAAATCTGTCATATTATTCACCGCTTTCCCAAAGATTGGGGGAATTTATGGGATAACCATAATTATTTAGCCTTTTTTCAGGGAATTTGTCAAGCAAAAATCCGGATAACAGCAATAATTTTAAGAGGAATTTACCGGGAAAAGCAGAAATAGATTAAATAACAAATTGTGGTAATGGTGATAAATAATGAGATTTAACTTTTTAAAATGAGGGGGAATAGGATGATCTGGATAGTGGTGAATAATTACCTTCATGATTTGGCTACCGGGCTTTTACTAACGGCGGTCTTTACCCTTTACCTCGCCCGTCGGCTCTGGTGCGACTGCATCTTAACCTTTTCCCAATACCGAATATTTTTCCGCTATTTAAGCCGGGTTTTTTTTATAGCTGCCGGGTTTGTTATCTTGGCAGGCATCCCAAGGGCCCTTTATTTTCGTGATGTAGAACTTATTCCGATGATTAAGAAGGACATGGTCTTACTGTTATGGGTCAAACATGGCTTACTTCTTTTAGCGGTAATCGGTAGTGTCGTCATGTGGTATCGGCTAAGTAGAGATTTCTACGTGGCGCTGGAGAATCGGTGGTTGAATATAAAGATGTAGTTGGAATATTACGTCTTTGGCGAAAATCTACGATATCTGTCGAAAACTCCTGCTTTTTTGTTAGCAGGAGTTTTTGGTTTTTTTGTCGAATTGTTATTTTTAGTGTTGAGGGAATTATTTACATGTTTTAGTTAACATATTTAGTTGTTAATATACTTTTTTAACTTTATTTTTACCATCAAATATCATTTTGGTTTTTTTATATGAGATACACTCAATTTTATGGATGATTATTCTTTCAAAGATTGATTTAAGTTTAGCTTATCCCATGCTGTCTTTTGGGCTTATATTGGTTATGGTGATTTCGTAATTACTTCATTATGAGGCTGTTTCCCTTCAGAGGTGGATTGGGTTTGTTTTAATTTGTGGGTGAATAGTAATAATAATGCTAGTTAGGAAGGAGTAAGACTTTTTTAATTGTAAGTGATGACTGAAAATTATGAGGGATAAAAAATGAATAAAATATATGCTAATTTAAAATTTACAATTCTTACATCAACGATTAATAGCAAAGAATTCAATGCTAGATGGAATGATGATAAATTTTATTTATTTAAAAAAGCTAAAACAGTATTAAAAAATAATACGATTAGGACACTTATTAGGAAGATGATAGAAAAAAAGGTTTTTAAACTCGGGGGACATAGTGCGGTTACAAGAAGTTTATTAGACGGATTATCAAAAATAAATAATATCAGTTTTAACTATAATCCAAAGTCTGTTAATGAATTAAATGAAATATTAGTTGTGTTAAGTGGAGTAGATGCATTAAAGCAAGGTATTTATTTTAAAGAAAAAGGTTTTGTAAAATTTTTAATTGCTGGTCCTAATATTGTTGTAAGAAGCAATGATTATGCAAGTGTTTTAGGTAATGAAAACGTTGATTTATGTTTGGTTCCATCAGAATGGGTAAAAGATTTTTATATTGAAGATTTACCATCATTAAAAGAAAAAATTGAAATATGGTATGCAGGTGTTGATGAAGAATTTTGGAACCCAAATATTTTTAAAAGTAAAGTTAAAGATAGAGTACTTATTTATATAAAAAATTATGAAAAAGATTTAATTAGTGAAATAGAAAAGATATTAAAAAAATCTAATTTTAAATATCAAAAAATAATCTATGGGTATTATGATAAAAAGCAATATCGTAATTTATTAAGTAAAAGTTTATTTATAATTTTTATAAGTAAAAGTGAAAGTCAGGGAATTGCATTAGCCGAAGCTTGGGCTATGAATGTTCCAACATTGGTTTGGAATCCTGGTCAAAATATAATTGGTGGCAAACCTATATTTACCAGTTCCAGCCCTTATATTACTTCCCAAACAGGTTTAGTTTTTCGTAATATTGAAGAATTTGAACAAATAATACAGAATATATTACTAAAATTAAATGAATTTTCACCAAGAGACTGGGTTTTAAAAAATATGACAGATAAAAAATCTGCAGAGCTATTTATAAGCATCATTAAACAATATTTAAACAAATAATGTATTTGGGGGATTAAAAGTCATGAAAGTAGTAATTTTAGCTGGAGGATTTGGTACGCGAATAAGTGAGGAGTCTCATCTAAAACCAAAACCAATGATTGAAATTGGTGGAATGCCTATTTTGTGGCATATAATGAAAATATACTCTTACTATGGTTTTAACGATTTTATTATTTGTCTTGGCTATAAGGGCTATTATATTAAAGAATATTTTGCGCATTATTACTTGCATGGATCGAATGTTACTTTTGATTTTAGATATAGTAACCAGATGATAATTCACGACCATAAGGTAGAACCCTGGAAAGTAACGTTGGTGGATACGGGAATTGATACCATGACTGGTGGAAGAATTAAAAGAATTCAACCTTATATTGGTAATGAGACTTTTATGTTGACGTACGGCGATGGAGTTGCAGATGTTGATATTAACAAATTAATTCAATTTCATCGAAAACATAAAAAAATTGCTACTGTTACTGCGGCGCAACCAAGTGGCCGTTTTGGAGCATTAAATATTGAAAATGATGAAGTAATTAGCTTTATAGAAAAACCCCAAGGAGATGGAGGCTGGGTTAATGCTGGGTTTTTTGTATTAGAGCCAGAAGTATTTAATTATATAGAAGGAGATCAAACTATTTGGGAAAAAGAGCCTCTTGAGACTCTAGCGAAAAATGGTCAGCTTATGGCTTATAAACATTATGGATTTTGGCAGCCAATGGATACTATGCGGGATAAAAATTTATTAGAAGAACTTTGGAAAAGTGGCAAAGCACCCTGGAAGCTTTGGGAATAAATATCTTTAAAGAGGAGTAGCAAAAATGATAGATAAGAATTTCTGGAGGGGCAAAAAGGTTTTCATAACAGGTCATACAGGATTTAAAGGCTCCTGGTTAACGATCTGGTTATTAAAACTTGGAGCTGAAGTTACGGGATATGCTTTAAAACCTCCGACAGACCCCGCGATGTTCGAAATTTGTAATTTGGGGACAAGATGCAATTCAATTTTGGGGGATATTCGTGATTATCGTTTTTTAAATGAAACTATCAAAGAAATCGAACCTGAAATTATTTTTCATTTAGCAGCACAACCTATTGTCCGTGAGGCGTATTACAATCCCCTTGAAACTTATGAAGTAAAT from Carboxydothermus pertinax includes:
- a CDS encoding glycosyltransferase family 4 protein, translated to MKVAVFSDSYHPYVSGVVRSIDLFQEELVKRGVEFIFFIPAYGNHQKEKGVYRFYSIPAPTNKEFHLALPFSPKIYKTLREEKVDLIHVHSPFLLGRLGQKAGRQLNIPVVFTYHTLYEEYVHYFPLARKAAKWVTSWYTLDFANKCSAVICPTEAIKEYLQEKGLQARSAVIPTGIDLEPFAKADRRWLKEKLGLVSKKVCLFVGRVAREKNVDFLLESFKIVALKLNEVVLVIVGGGPELPHYQKKAEELGLKDKVIFFGPVAPEEVSLFYAGADLFLFPSVTETQGLVFAEAKAAGLPTVGVKAFGSKSMVFEGVDGFLTSLNLQEYAEKVIFLLEQEEVRKDFSQKALQNAQNFSKEYTAKLMFELYQSLLK
- a CDS encoding 2-phosphosulfolactate phosphatase, coding for MKIDVLFYPEKLKNVEDKVVVVLDVLRATTTIATALAAGAKEVYPVSSIREAFSLKKKIPGALVGGERGGIKVPGFDLGNSPLEYQNLSGKTIILSSTNGTKALTKASQAKNLIAGSIINAKAVANYLGRLNLDVIFLPSGTDFQFSLEDFAGAGYIISLLAQQKKIYLSDQAFVSLKLAQNNSPEEVLTRSFHGQRLINLGFQKDVEYCASLNLLDVVPVGRVSEGRLVIESSRLFR
- a CDS encoding MGDG synthase family glycosyltransferase, which gives rise to MKILLLAERFGHGHLKAAQNLQKAFKAIDPPIEVEVLTALSLIGPKIEELASGIYLKILAHIPKIWGYIYEKGHDKEKDRLRWLVALLYKKRLSEIIEEFKPDGIINTHAFPAIALDFLGLNNYATVITDYDYHAFWLTERARFYYVAAEEIADKLVARGYSRNRVYAFGPPIDPLFGEEISRQEVRRKLQINENSKVILLMGGGLGLGPMADAVKILMGTKKEWVIIVLCGHNQRLYKELLALKHPNLVPVPFTPKVPEFLAAADLVVTKPGGLSTAEALALGKPLIIINPLPGQEKRNAEFLQKKGAAIFIKDLAELIPAVTSSLLTPAYQRLTQNAAKLGKKDASLNIARHYLRNIGQNISGGD
- a CDS encoding DUF1540 domain-containing protein; translated protein: MAQISCRVEECRYWENDVCTANSIQVRSSGTRKVSTSDDTACETFISK
- a CDS encoding methyl-accepting chemotaxis protein; its protein translation is MRLLDAYLKVAENLKELLGDEVLVVIADLENYIWYRPAVDIDLNIYPGMPVPSTSVSRRVMDTRKRVETYVPLEKSAFGKPYVAKAMPIIEDGVLQGAIALVTSTEKRDLVQRAIGELESSIKEINKAAEELSSSATNFSGEFAALAQRAGVISNDANEIRQLVDLINSIADKTHILGLNAAIEAARVGNQGKGFAVVAEEIRKLAQQSKFAVKDIAGKIEKILGEILALAQSIEEFSGLSEEQTAISEELHSTLNNLEQMARELSRLAEKF
- the pabB gene encoding aminodeoxychorismate synthase component I, yielding MTDFQIIEVPKFDLIALAEVFPKKEWFFLDSALSPSTYGRYSFLGFNPEFTVKSLGNLIIKSYDNREEKLHTHPFSFLKSLLAEIKKPALSLPLPFKGGLVGYFAYDLGRMLEVLPSTAIDDLNLYDFYLGYYDTFVAVDHINGRYYAVSYREDKLKELVEYIEKSRDFEVKLPFYPPAGEFYSNFTRESYEEIVRQAIEYIKAGDIFVVNLSQRFTADFTGDPWELYKYLRKINPAPFAAYLHYPEFSVLSSSPERFLELRNGKVQTRPIKGTRPRGKTIAEDLAFRDELYNSQKDRAELTMIVDLERNDLGKVAKVGTVKVPELYVLEQYATVYHLVSTVTAELAEDKYAIDLLAATFPGGSITGAPKIRAMEIIEELEGLRRGIYTGCIGYIDVNGDMDLNIVIRTILVKNKKAYFGVGGGITVDSDPTAEYLETLDKAYALMKALKFLG
- a CDS encoding glycosyltransferase family 1 protein, producing the protein MNKIYANLKFTILTSTINSKEFNARWNDDKFYLFKKAKTVLKNNTIRTLIRKMIEKKVFKLGGHSAVTRSLLDGLSKINNISFNYNPKSVNELNEILVVLSGVDALKQGIYFKEKGFVKFLIAGPNIVVRSNDYASVLGNENVDLCLVPSEWVKDFYIEDLPSLKEKIEIWYAGVDEEFWNPNIFKSKVKDRVLIYIKNYEKDLISEIEKILKKSNFKYQKIIYGYYDKKQYRNLLSKSLFIIFISKSESQGIALAEAWAMNVPTLVWNPGQNIIGGKPIFTSSSPYITSQTGLVFRNIEEFEQIIQNILLKLNEFSPRDWVLKNMTDKKSAELFISIIKQYLNK
- the rfbF gene encoding glucose-1-phosphate cytidylyltransferase; protein product: MKVVILAGGFGTRISEESHLKPKPMIEIGGMPILWHIMKIYSYYGFNDFIICLGYKGYYIKEYFAHYYLHGSNVTFDFRYSNQMIIHDHKVEPWKVTLVDTGIDTMTGGRIKRIQPYIGNETFMLTYGDGVADVDINKLIQFHRKHKKIATVTAAQPSGRFGALNIENDEVISFIEKPQGDGGWVNAGFFVLEPEVFNYIEGDQTIWEKEPLETLAKNGQLMAYKHYGFWQPMDTMRDKNLLEELWKSGKAPWKLWE